The following proteins come from a genomic window of Pichia kudriavzevii chromosome 1, complete sequence:
- a CDS encoding uncharacterized protein (PKUD0A01700; similar to Saccharomyces cerevisiae YLR127C (APC2); ancestral locus Anc_8.321) yields MRETTSPHRYIGEPPIDETEILLKWLNSQIFTSSDYQDVQIPTVVQNLIRDCPDSHFFLPVFQRILYAKSKQLNKVYDGNAINFLKWIESSSTHLGLLYLIFKLGQTDITLLKRTEFAIYQGFIRSIWNDIISLLMEPSYELELVLISKVLGRINLTNDLDNLIYQVVKKRIVEKIETLYCDEPVYSKLVIWLDMEIYPGFHSFVSLRNRNEFYQCINMIAKSILISRRILDSYELVDSYPKSTETLKEFNVCLAKEDQKEILVRQFINDLNTKLLIPSTNTVDIIIYYIKTIHSFLIIDHRGVLLDKVTRPIRQHLRSREDTVEKVVNGLLDKNKRTNRLIELNVQLQKITEDNFGTNSLCSLQKRTLNWEPDPVDALPDFQVGKIDDIIDSLTTIFEDSSVFINQFVNIFSRELLYTTGYDIQSTLQKLALLKAKFSNDDFSKVDIMINDIKRSKELDKDLHSNTEIGAVHGVFLSHLYWPNLPEEIPSFVLPDYLLVVLKSYEDVYTQQKRKKELRLHPQVSLATLDILIRGETKTFTVSFDKLAVINYICESKIPVVKLGILLMNLKMPLQILKSSLEFWVNEEVLVEQDGGWKVNE; encoded by the coding sequence ATGCGAGAAACAACATCACCTCATAGATATATCGGCGAACCACCAATAGATGAGACAGAAATATTGCTGAAATGGCTGAACTCACAAATTTTTACATCTTCGGACTACCAAGATGTCCAGATCCCAACCGTGGTTCAGAATTTAATCAGGGACTGTCCTGATTCACACTTTTTCTTGCCCGTATTTCAAAGGATCTTATAcgcaaaatcaaaacaactGAATAAAGTTTATGATGGTAATGCAATCAACTTTCTAAAGTGGATTGAATCATCGTCGACGCATCTGGGACTATTATatctcattttcaagttaGGACAAACTGATATTACCCTATTGAAGAGAACTGAATTTGCAATCTACCAAGGCTTTATTAGATCCATTTGGAATGATATTATAAGTTTGCTTATGGAGCCCTCTTATGAACTTGAATTAGTTCTAATCTCCAAAGTACTGGGGAGAATTAACTTAACAAATGATTTAGATAACTTGATCTACCAGGtggtgaagaagagaatagtcgaaaaaattgaaaccCTGTACTGCGATGAGCCTGTATATTCAAAGCTTGTTATATGGTTGGATATGGAAATATATCCTGGATTTCATTCATTTGTTTCCTTGAGAAATAGAAACGAATTCTATCAATGTATTAATATGATTGCAAAGTCTATATTAATATCAAGGCGAATTCTGGATAGTTACGAGCTGGTTGATAGTTATCCAAAATCCACTGAGACATTGAAAGAGTTCAATGTATGTCTTGCTAAAGAAgatcaaaaggaaattcTTGTAAGACAATTTAtaaatgatttgaataCCAAACTCTTAATCCCAAGTACCAATACGGTTGACATTATAATATACTACATTAAAACGATACATTCCTTTTTGATTATTGATCATCGTGGTGTCTTGCTTGACAAAGTCACTCGACCAATCAGGCAGCATTTACGTAGCAGAGAAGATACAGTAGAAAAGGTGGTTAATGGCTTACttgataaaaacaaaaggacAAACAGGTTGATAGAACTCAACGTCCAGCTACAGAAAATAACGGAGGACAATTTTGGGACAAATTCGCTTTGCAGTTTACAAAAGAGAACTTTGAACTGGGAGCCAGATCCGGTTGATGCCCTCCCCGATTTCCAGGTCGGTAAGATTGATGACATAATTGATTCTCTAACAACGATTTTTGAGGACAGCAGCGTATTTATAAACCAGTTTGTCAATATTTTCTCGAGGGAACTGCTTTATACCACTGGTTATGACATTCAAAGTACCCTACAAAAATTGGCACTATTGAAAGCAAAGTTTAGCAATGATGACTTTAGCAAGGTTGACATCATGATTAACGATATTAAAAGAAGTAAGGAATTAGATAAAGATCTTCATTCGAATACAGAAATTGGAGCTGTTCATGGAGTCTTTTTGAGCCATCTATATTGGCCAAATTTGCCGGAGGAAATACCTTCGTTTGTCCTACCCGATTATCTGCTAGTGGTCCTCAAATCATATGAGGATGTTTATACACAAcaaaaacgaaaaaaagaGCTCAGATTACACCCTCAGGTATCGTTGGCCACGCTAGATATCTTAATACGGGGTGAAACTAAGACTTTTACGGTCTCATTCGATAAATTGGCTGTTATCAATTATATCTGCGAATCCAAAATACCAGTTGTTAAGCTTGGTATCTTGTtgatgaacttgaaaatgcCCTTacaaatattgaaatcaagCTTAGAGTTTTGGGTAAATGAAGAGGTTTTAGTGGAGCAAGATGGTGGATGGAAGGTTAATGAGTAA
- a CDS encoding uncharacterized protein (PKUD0A01690; similar to Saccharomyces cerevisiae YLR128W (DCN1); ancestral locus Anc_8.322), with amino-acid sequence MFSAKITNFIQVTGCADETIADYFLKKNKLHLNNAIDDFYANGHVVVQESANAKVISQIFDKYTDNDSKDQIGIDGALSYFSDMGIDVENDVEALIAAYILKSPSTCIFNKTEFVSGWCNVSPEITSVADMARYLHHAKNNCDLMKKVHNFAFMYALDEGERKLEIDAAVALWKIIYKADFAHFEETGKHTTVTKFVIDFIVSGKSGKSQISRDEWEMSYDFFVIPLVELENYSESEAWPVLMDDFVDFLFGRV; translated from the coding sequence ATGTTTTCTGCAAAGATTACAAATTTTATACAAGTTACAGGGTGTGCTGATGAAACAATCGCAGATTATTTTctcaagaagaacaagCTACACCTTAACAACGccattgatgatttttatGCAAATGGCCATGTGGTGGTTCAAGAATCGGCAAACGCTAAAGTAATTAGCCAGATATTTGACAAATATACAGACAATGATTCTAAAGATCAAATTGGAATAGATGGGGCTCTGTCTTATTTCTCAGACATGGGAATCGACGTTGAGAATGACGTCGAAGCTCTGATTGCCGCATATATCTTAAAATCGCCTAGTACatgcattttcaataaaacaGAATTTGTGAGTGGCTGGTGCAATGTATCGCCTGAAATAACTTCAGTAGCAGACATGGCACGATACCTCCATCATGCTAAAAACAATTGTgatttaatgaaaaaagtgCATAATTTTGCATTTATGTATGCATTAGATGAGGGCGAACGTAAACTCGAAATTGATGCTGCTGTTGCGTTGTGGAAGATTATATATAAGGCTGACTTTGCTCATTTTGAGGAAACAGGGAAACATACTACAGTCACAAAgtttgttattgatttcattgttaGCGGGAAAAGTGGGAAATCTCAGATAAGTAGAGACGAATGGGAAATGTCTTATGATTTCTTTGTAATTCCACTGGTGGAGCTTGAAAATTACAGTGAATCTGAAGCCTGGCCTGTCTTAATGGATGACTTTGTCGACTTCCTATTTGGGAGAGTATGA
- a CDS encoding uncharacterized protein (PKUD0A01680; similar to Saccharomyces cerevisiae YLR129W (DIP2); ancestral locus Anc_8.324), whose product MVKSYPRYIQDTVFGVISSKSNIIYNRKANSVYASALDSIIEWNYKTQTQISTITDRVTPGALNSSSLLPPAEITRLAYSSFANLLAIGLSNGDIKVWDLSTDSLIIKFQGHKSAISCLEFDTNGTQLISGSNDTTIIIWDLISEAGLIKFKGHKNMITSIHYYNDNYLISTSKDGLLKIWDLKVNQCIETHLAHNGESWSMCKFTYNDKEFLLTTGLNGECKIWSLNMDLDDGNKLKEFGVFEKQSKNRVADVKFDEHNQLLILANADKMVEVFRLRSVQEIKKATAKRTKRLSEKGMSEEEIQQSLENSKIQMLICPFTIIFTESKINNICLLNSNSKEVNLVVNNSNNTLNYWTIHLPENVKKHNNINDKISVLKYSVDRPGHRSDIRSVDINDDDTLLYTGSNNQIKIWNLKTLNCIRSIERIGNVLCGKFLPGGSLLVVGLKNGDLKLIDLSTSEVIHHIESAHDDSIWAIEITSDGKTILTGSSDKTVKYWEIKVNTLENQLNLSHVKSLEVNESILALKISADSKYLAVSLMDNTVKVFFFDTLKFYLSLYGHKLPVLSIDISFDSKVLITCSADKNVRIWGLDFGDCHKSIFAHDDSIMNIKFFPQSHNFLTCSKDKFIKYWDGDKFDQVQKFAAHLGEVWGLAINSDGEFFVSISHDSSIRIWKQDNDEVFIQEEREKEMDELYENELLTSLEGDDITPRKTGEDEDEEMNDAEAVRSKTMENLKSSEKLIEALDMMDDEENALLKAMNTTPSQNLFDTLSKIKPNQLEDSLLVLPFSYSVKLLSAINEWTKDNGLLQKNSARLNVISRTLFFIVRSNHLELISQKDEVFKNKMITLKTQLRSTIKETTNDIGFNVQGLRFLQNKWSQDHSHIYADDDEAAEATSDKVRKRVYTTLA is encoded by the coding sequence ATGGTCAAGTCATATCCAAGATATATCCAAGATACAGTCTTTGGTGTGATTTCCTCCAAATCGAATATAATATATAACAGAAAGGCCAACAGTGTTTACGCATCGGCATTGGACTCGATTATTGAGTGGAATTACAAGACGCAAACGCAAATTTCGACCATTACCGATAGAGTCACACCTGGGGCGTTAAACTCATCTTCGTTGCTTCCACCGGCAGAGATCACGAGGTTAGCATACTCTTCATTTGCTAATTTATTAGCAATTGGTCTTTCAAACGGTGATATAAAAGTATGGGATTTATCTACAGACTCCCTAATAATCAAATTCCAAGGCCATAAATCTGCAATATCATGCTTGGAGTTTGATACCAATGGCACGCAGCTAATTAGCGGCTCCAATGACACTACTATTATCATCTGGGATTTAATTTCTGAAGCAGGATTGATCAAGTTTAAAGGTCACAAGAATATGATTACATCAATTCATTATTATAATGACAACTATTTAATTTCCACTTCCAAGGATGGTTTGCTAAAGATTTGGGATTTGAAGGTTAACCAATGTATTGAAACACATCTAGCACACAACGGTGAGTCTTGGTCAATGTGTAAGTTCACCTATAATGATAAAGAATTTTTGTTGACTACTGGCTTGAATGGCGAGTGCAAAATTTGGTCTTTGAATATGGATTTGGACGATGGcaacaaattgaaagaatttggtgtttttgAGAAGCAAAGCAAGAACAGGGTTGCCGATGTCAAGTTTGACGAGCATAACCAATTACTCATTCTAGCAAATGCAGATAAAATGGTAGAAGTTTTCCGATTAAGATCCGTGcaggaaataaaaaaggcTACTGcaaagagaacaaaaagatTATCCGAAAAGGGTATGTCGGAAGAGGAGATTCAACAATCATTGGAAAACTCCAAGATCCAGATGTTAATATGCCCATTTACTATTATTTTTACAGAATctaaaatcaacaacatttgCCTACTTAATAGTAACTCTAAGGAGGTCAATCTAGTTGTCAATAATTCAAACAATACACTTAATTACTGGACCATTCACCTTCCTGAAAACGTCAAAAAacacaacaacatcaatgacaaaatatctgttttgaaatattctgTCGATAGACCCGGACACAGAAGTGATATCAGGTCTGTTGACATCAATGATGACGACACTTTACTTTATACAGGCTCgaacaatcaaatcaagatttggaatttgaaaacactGAACTGTATCAGATCCATCGAAAGGATTGGTAATGTTTTATGTGGAAAATTTCTCCCAGGAGGTTCACTTTTAGTTGTGGGTCTAAAAAACGGTGATCTGAAGTTGATTGATTTGTCTACCTCTGAAGTTATTCATCACATTGAAAGCGCACATGACGATTCTATTTGGGCCATAGAAATAACCAGTGATGGTAAAACCATTCTCACAGGTTCTTCTGACAAAACGGTAAAATATTGGGAAATTAAAGTCAACACTTTAGAAAATCAGTTGAACCTTTCTCATGTAAAATCGTTAGAAGTAAATGAAAGCATACTagcattgaaaatttcTGCCGATTCTAAATACCTGGCTGTTTCATTGATGGATAATACAGTTAAggttttcttctttgataCCCTCAAATTCTATTTGAGTTTATATGGTCATAAATTACCTGTATTATCTATTGATATATCCTTTGACTCCAAAGTGTTGATTACATGTTCTGCCGATAAAAATGTTAGAATCTGGGGTTTGGACTTTGGTGACTGTCACAAATCCATCTTTGCCCACGATGATTCTATTAtgaatatcaaatttttccCACAGTCACACAATTTCTTAACCTGTTCGAAGGacaaattcatcaaatatTGGGATGGTGACAAATTTGACCAAGTGCAAAAATTTGCCGCTCATTTAGGTGAAGTTTGGGGCCTAGCTATAAACTCAGATGGTGAATTCTTTGTTAGTATTTCTCATGATTCCAGTATTAGAATCTGGAAGCAAgacaatgatgaagttttcattcaagaagaaagagaaaaggaGATGGATGAGTTGTACGAAAATGAATTGTTAACTTCACTAGAGGGTGATGATATAACACCAAGAAAGACaggtgaagatgaagacgaagaaatGAATGATGCGGAGGCAGTTAGATCAAAAACGATGGAAAACTTAAAATCcagtgaaaaattgattgaagcTTTAGATATGATGGACGATGAAGAGAATGCATTATTGAAAGCAATGAACACAACACCAAGCCAGAATTTATTTGATACATTGAGTAAGATCAAACCAAACCAACTGGAAGATAGCTTGTTGGTTCTGCCATTCAGTTACTCTGTAAAGTTGCTTAGTGCCATCAACGAATGGACCAAGGATAATGGTTtattacaaaaaaatagtgCAAGATTGAATGTTATCTCTCGTACActatttttcattgttcGTAGTAATCATTTGGAATTAATTTCTCAGAAAGACGAGgtcttcaaaaacaaaatgatcACTCTAAAAACGCAACTGAGGTCAACTATTAAGGAAACTACCAACGACATAGGATTCAATGTTCAGGGCCTCAGATTCTTGCAGAATAAGTGGTCTCAAGACCATAGCCACATTTAtgcagatgatgatgaagcTGCAGAGGCTACCTCCGATAAGGTTAGAAAGAGAGTTTACACTACCCTTGCATAG
- a CDS encoding uncharacterized protein (PKUD0A01670; similar to Saccharomyces cerevisiae YJL059W (YHC3); ancestral locus Anc_1.322), with protein MLHISPTFLSFFIFGLVNNVLYVIILTAAHDLVSPTTPKSLILLADILPAFLLKLALPWLVKQTTHRETQIGLGINYRLRLAIIVALSATGMFLTSLALPLYIVLLGVVLASLSSGLGETTFLQLSHFHNQDSSNTAIHGWSSGTGAAGLIGAGLILVLTTIFKLPIDVVLRFCSLFPFIHLYVYYCYLPTPVLYAYSTRMEDNGINYDDPSEITNGINLYESTFVSETTVEKTMLTKMRNYFWVYMLPLSVVYFAEYTINQGVAPTMLFPLEDTPFDTFRDSYVAYGTLYQVGVFISRSSGSFIKLHNLYLMGILQFVNLAFCILQSMYMLIPNIWVVFLLILYEGLLGGAAYVNTFMKVSDEVGNEDREFALGCVGVSDSFGIVLAAIISLWLEPKLCGYQVGIGRNWCTKK; from the coding sequence ATGCTGCATATATCGCCAACtttcctttctttcttcatttttggGCTAGTCAACAATGTTTTATATGTGATCATCCTCACAGCAGCTCACGATTTGGTGTCTCCCACTACACCGAAATCACTAATTCTACTGGCCGATATTCTACCCGCCTTTCTATTAAAATTGGCACTACCATGGCTTGTTAAGCAAACCACCCATAGGGAAACACAGATAGGTCTAGGCATCAACTATAGGCTGAGATTGGCCATCATTGTAGCCCTATCCGCAACTGGTATGTTTTTAACTTCACTAGCTCTTCCGTTATACATTGTCTTGCTAGGTGTTGTATTGGCGTCTTTATCCTCGGGTTTGGGAGAAACTACGTTTTTGCAGTTGAGCCATTTTCATAACCAGGACAGCTCTAATACCGCAATCCATGGCTGGTCAAGTGGTACGGGTGCTGCTGGATTGATTGGTGCTGGACTGATTTTAGTAttaacaacaatattcaAACTTCCAATTGATGTGGTTTTAAGGTTTTGCTCTTTGTTCCCCTTTATTCATTTATATGTGTACTATTGCTATCTTCCCACTCCAGTGCTCTACGCATATTCAACTAGAATGGAAGATAATGGAATTAATTATGACGATCCTTCAGAGATAACCAACGGTATCAATTTGTATGAAAGCACATTTGTTAGTGAGACGACCgttgagaaaacaatgTTGACAAAAATGAGGAATTACTTTTGGGTCTACATGCTGCCACTATCCGTGGTTTATTTTGCTGAGTATACAATCAACCAAGGTGTTGCTCCAACTATGCTTTTCCCATTAGAGGACACCCCGTTTGATACTTTCAGAGATTCGTATGTTGCATATGGTACACTCTATCAAGTCGGTGTTTTTATATCAAGGTCATCAGGCTCTTTTATTAAACTGCAcaatttgtatttgatgGGCATCTTACAATTCGTCAATTTAGCATTTTGTATTTTACAAAGCATGTACATGTTAATTCCGAACATTTGGGTGGTTTTCCTACTTATTTTGTATGAGGGTTTACTGGGTGGTGCAGCGTATGTAAACACATTTATGAAGGTCTCAGATGAAGTGGGGAATGAAGATAGAGAGTTTGCTCTTGGTTGTGTTGGGGTTAGTGACAGCTTTGGTATTGTGCTGGCCGCAATTATCAGTTTATGGCTTGAACCGAAATTATGCGGATACCAGGTAGGAATAGGACGAAACTGGTGTACGAAAAAGTAA